ATGCTTGAATTACGGGATAGTCTCTGCTTAATACAGCTTCAAACATCAGCCTTCCGATACCCGGATAAGCAAAAACAGTTTCGATAACAGTTGCCCCGCCAAACATAAAACCTAGGCTTAACATAAACATGGTGGCCACAGGAAGCAGAGCATTTCTCATGGCATGCCTATATTTGATAACCTTTTCCTTAACTCCCTTTGCCCGTGCCATCAGAATATAATCTTCCCCTAACACATTAAGCATGGAGTATCTCATCGTCATGAATATAGAAGACACTGAAATAAGAACGAGAGTTGTCAAGGGGAGGACCAGATGTTTCAATATATCCCAGACCCGTTCCCACCCGGTATAACTCGCCCATACCGTTTCAGCTCCATAAATGGGAAACCACTTTAACTGAGCGGCAAAGATGGAAACTAAGATCATTCCAACCCAGAAAGAAGGCATTGCACTTAAAAACATAAATCCTGTTAATAGGCTGACATCCTTCTTTGTCCCTCGTTTCCAGGCAGAGATAGCCCCAAAAATGACTCCCAAGATGGTAGCAATGATTAAATTAGCCCCTGTCAACAGAAGGGTCCATGGCAAACGGCTTAATATCAGTTCAGTAATGGGCATTTTTTGCTGATAAGAATAGCCAAAATCTCCTGTAACTAAATTTTTTAAATAGATGGCATATTGTTCATATAACGGCTTGTTTAGCCCATATTTGTCTAAAATCTCTTGTTTCTCCGCAGAGGACATAAACCCTACATCCTCACCCGCCAAAAATACGAGGGGGTTTCCAGGCATAAGCCTGGGTAGGAGGAAATTAAGTGTAATCATGATAAATAAGACTAAGATATATTGCATGACCTTTCCAGTTAAAAATTTTGACATGATAACTCCCCTTTCTGACTGAATCAGAAAGTAGCTTTCCCAGATACATTCTGATTCAGCTAGAACCGTCCTTAGTAGACACAGAACAAATTCTGCTAAAATTCCCCTAGCCTACTCTTTGATTCTATGATTATCTGTCTACCAAAACTTCTAAGATAAAGATGGAGGAAGGAGAGGAAAACCCCCTCCTTCATTGTTTATATACTTAAGCTCCTTTACTGGAGTTATTCTTAGAACGCTTCATCCAGAAGATCAAGAGAAAAGCAGCCAGGATGATGAAACCAAATATGAGTAAAGAATTGGTCCCTTTGCCAGAAGATGCTTCTGACGTTTGGGCATCGGGTTGTCCAGCTTGGGTTGTTTCATTATTTGTAGTTGTAGTAGATGATGATCCCGTTTGTTTATCAGCGTCTGTTTTTGATTTTTCTGTATGGATAAAGGAAAACTTATTAATAATTCCTTTTCCGTTCTGGAATACCCATTGATCACTTACATTTGGATTATAGGCATTAATAACTTCTTCGTAATAAAGAGGAATAACCGGAAACTCCTCAGCGACTAGTGCCTGCATGTCCATAATAATTTTTTTTCGCTCTGCAGGATCAATCGTTTTACCCAATTTATCTGCCAATTGATCAAATTCCTCATTTTTATAACCGCCGATATTTACTGTTCCTACACTGGTATCTGAATGGAACAGCTCGACCAAACGAGCAGGGAATAACTGCATGGTGGAAGACCAGCTCCACATAGCCAGATCATA
This is a stretch of genomic DNA from Microaerobacter geothermalis. It encodes these proteins:
- a CDS encoding ABC transporter permease, which translates into the protein MSKFLTGKVMQYILVLFIMITLNFLLPRLMPGNPLVFLAGEDVGFMSSAEKQEILDKYGLNKPLYEQYAIYLKNLVTGDFGYSYQQKMPITELILSRLPWTLLLTGANLIIATILGVIFGAISAWKRGTKKDVSLLTGFMFLSAMPSFWVGMILVSIFAAQLKWFPIYGAETVWASYTGWERVWDILKHLVLPLTTLVLISVSSIFMTMRYSMLNVLGEDYILMARAKGVKEKVIKYRHAMRNALLPVATMFMLSLGFMFGGATVIETVFAYPGIGRLMFEAVLSRDYPVIQASFLIITFTVVIANFLADIIYPLLDPKVGRSNG